From Rhododendron vialii isolate Sample 1 chromosome 7a, ASM3025357v1:
GGAGAAAACAACCAATCAGGAGGCCTAGCTTCCCAAGTTCTAACACCAGAACCTCGCAAACCATGTTTCGCCAAAGCATCTGCTACACCATTAGCCGATCTTCGAACAAACACAACCTCACACTCCCGAACCAAATTTCTTAATCTTCTCAcatcttccaccaccacctccacttcAGTGGAACACGCTATCTCACCTCGGATACACCTCACCAACTGTTGTGAATCCCCCTCCATAACGAGCGAATCCAAACCCAGCAAAATGGCAAAATCAAAAGCTGCCCGCCATACCATAGCTTCCGCACATAAAGGAGTACCCACCACACCCAGATTCAGTGAACGTGCTGCCACAAAAGATCCATTCGAATCCCGTGCCACTATCCCTGCACCCGCCTCTGCCAATCCATCTGATCTGCTTACCCAAGCCCCATCCACATTAAATTTCAGCTTTCCACCCGTCGGTTTCTGCCAACATGGAGCCAACTCCCCACTTCCCATTCTTGGCTGTCTCGACTCCGGAATTTGTTTCCTCATTGCACACTAGCATTTacaagtttttgaatttttcgcatcaaattaaattcttttttatgcaaaaaaatttgaaaaattatgtactatgaaagtactttattttgttATTCAAAAACACGTATGCAAGTGGATTAACTTTTTAAGACAGGAAAACAAGATATTACAATTGCCCTCGATGCAATTTTCATAATACCCGCATTATTACTGTTAAATACATCTCAATATAAGTAACCAATCAATTATTCAACCACTAATTTCTCATTCAATTGCACAGATTGCACTCTACTACATTTGATTGATTTGTTGAATGGTTTTTTGGGTTGTGTGTTGATGAAAGGGATAAACTAGAATTAAACTAAAAATATTGGAgtacataaatatatatgttcttaaaaaagttttttttttttttagggtgttCAAGTGACCACCGTGGTTATTATGAAGAACCGCTTCTGTCACTGAAGTTTCGTTGCACCCagatgaaaagagaaaaaaaaaaaaaagactgtcGCTGCAATGTTGGATATTTCcgtatatatatgtagataaaaaagaaagaaatagttTGAGGCCAGggatttttgaatatttttgagagagagagagttgtaaGGTTGATGTTTAGCAACTTGGTAGAAGAGACCTTTTCACGTGTTGATTCAATGTAAACCCTACGGGGGACACGTGACCATAGAAGAACTTTCCCAAATTTCTTCTTGGTACTTTAACCAACTGCCTTCTAGCTAGCTCGGCGGTTATTTTCTGGTCCTTAATTTTACAGGAGAGATCAGGGTTCTTTCAAATCTTTTGtgaattaggctccgttccggaaaggaaaataagtacttattttttaagaaggcaatttcaagatcaaaaatcatgtgcttacataaattattttcctatgaatatggatcttgtttgatagatctcattgagatctttaatacgatgcaaaaaaaattgaaaaattatttctcatttacattatttttgaatttgaaaatgtaaaataagtacttattttttaaaaaagtgttctggaacgagACCTTAATCTATTACTAATTTCTTTGCTACTCTTCACTGATGTATACTTTCTCAGTCCCATAATATATGACATTTTTTAGGAATACGTATCATTTTTAAAtagcatatatctttcaatctataatgttttaggcgattttttgaactttctttcatagaacaaattaaactctatcaaacaaaatccatcttgtttataaaaaacattatggattaaaagatatagttaattttttcataaggctaGAATAGTAAAAGTGCCAAACTTTATGGGACAGAGGAAGTATGATATTGACATTATCTTCTGTGGACTAACCTATTAATTTCTCCGCCGATGTATACAATTGACcag
This genomic window contains:
- the LOC131332769 gene encoding uncharacterized protein LOC131332769 is translated as MRKQIPESRQPRMGSGELAPCWQKPTGGKLKFNVDGAWVSRSDGLAEAGAGIVARDSNGSFVAARSLNLGVVGTPLCAEAMVWRAAFDFAILLGLDSLVMEGDSQQLVRCIRGEIACSTEVEVVVEDVRRLRNLVRECEVVFVRRSANGVADALAKHGLRGSGVRTWEARPPDWLFSPLGKDNRLISCTGVL